Proteins from a single region of Penaeus monodon isolate SGIC_2016 chromosome 12, NSTDA_Pmon_1, whole genome shotgun sequence:
- the LOC119579452 gene encoding uncharacterized protein LOC119579452 has product MLNTGSPPSSPRRQLWPSEACTAGEATDLAVAWNCQSSSSPAPPSPSSAEEARFVVRPQESTHGLTGVKVVGLRGPFNSRSGVAGERRRPRSSVVETAYGCLCGGGSRRGGVGCGLVERETDRARALPVRARVRRCVHGDGEDGHGAHHHIPDRALPPPLFLYPVLRVLRRVPLMLGERRRRFPAPRSVSKRGKLRLQVRSHRPARVPEQREALVAAARCRLGYSPGSLRARVITEYLLSIFCRWITNWQPLRATTLAVCSFLSAKGHSSLFPPQTVTYKTRSLVSADFFPCPFLSFLTSKQ; this is encoded by the coding sequence ATGCTTAATACTGGCTCTCCCCCTAGCTCTCCCCGGCGCCAGCTGTGGCCCTCTGAAGCCTGTACAGCTGGAGAGGCCACGGATCTTGCTGTCGCCTGGAACTGCCAGTCGTCCTCTTCCCCAGCGCCGCCCTCGCCCTCGTCAGCAGAGGAGGCCCGCTTTGTCGTCAGGCCTCAGGAGTCGACCCATGGTTTGACGGGCGTGAAGGTCGTGGGACTGAGAGGACCTTTCAACAGCCGCTCGGGAGTCGCGGGGGAACGACGGCGCCCTCGGAGCTCAGTCGTGGAGACCGCCTATGGTTGCCTCTGCGGAGGGGGCAGTAGGCGAGGTGGTGTCGGCTGCGGGTTGGTGGAGCGAGAGACTGATCGTGCCCGCGCTTTACCTGTGCGTGCTCGTGTGCGTCGTTGTGTACACGGAGACGGTGAAGATGGCCATGGTGCCCATCACCATATTCCTGATcgtgctctccctcctcctctttttctttatcctgtTTTGCGTGTGCTTCGTCGTGTTCCTCTGATGCTGGGAGAACGGCGGCGGCGTTTCCCGGCGCCCCGTTCGGTATCCAAAAGAGGGAAACTACGGCTCCAGGTCCGTTCACATAGACCTGCGCGAGTACCCGAGCAGCGGGAGGCCCTTGTAGCGGCCGCTCGCTGTCGCCTCGGGTACTCGCCAGGCTCCTTACGTGCCAGAGTAATCACCGAATATTTGCTCAGTATTTTCTGTCGCTGGATAACTAATTGGCAACCCTTACGAGCGACGACCTTAGCTGTCTGCTCTTTCCTCTCTGCGAAAGGACATTCCAGTCTTTTTCCCCCGCAAACTGTAACTTATAAAACACGGAGTCTTGTTTCCGCAGACTTCTTCCCctgtcctttcctttctttcttgaccTCAAAACAATAA